The Haliotis asinina isolate JCU_RB_2024 chromosome 2, JCU_Hal_asi_v2, whole genome shotgun sequence genomic interval cctggaggtaTCGAGCATGAGTGAATATGTATCCAGCACTGTATTAAAGACAGGAAACTGAGGTAAGGCGTTAAAATACTCTTACCAAAGAATAACTTACAGTaaggtaaacttaaacatattcaaaaacAAATTTTTCAAAGCATAACTTGGTGGTCCCTGTTGATTCATTACCATGTGAATGAGACAAACAGACAAAGTCAGAATGGTCagtatctttggaaagaagaaAGAATGTTATTCGTGCAATTAGCATGGGGAATTTGTAACTCTCCTTGTGAAGAGTAAACATGCGCAACAGCAAATGtaacaaaaatgacttggtcaCTGAAAGCATTCTTTAGAACAATCACGTTTAGTGATAGATAAAAGGGTAAGCTGCTCTATTGAAGTTACGATTTGGTCGATCTTGAACTATATACATACAGACGTCGTCTAGGTACCACAGttgtaaactattttcaaaatatcacccATAGTCATTGATATAGTAAAATATATACTAATGGAAAATGGACTGGCCAACAGTGCTGGCTGTACAATCAAGTTGTAAGCTCGCCATGTAACAAGCAAGCAGCGGGCCGTCGGGCAGACGCCGTTTCATACACTGATGCACACACGAGAAAATTATACAACATACGAGTGTAAATGTGTAATGTGAACGCATTTATTCACGTATGTAAATATACACGAGAAGCAAATTTACATGTGGTCAGGACCAGGTGATAAAATATAGTCAAACATTTGCAAATTTGAGCTGTGAGGAAACTGTGCCAAGTGTACGCAAATTGTTTCAAAGGCCAGGATCTGAGTGGGTAGACTCGATCTCTAAGAATGACAACTGAAGCTGCATCCTTTTTAAAAACCACTCTGGGCAAATACTCGAGAGACCTCACCTTTTTTAACGACTTCAGAATTAAAGGGAGTGATCGAGTATGTTTTCGCGCCGTTTTCAGCACTATCACAGCTACATTacggcggcggacaccagaaatggtcttctcacattgtacctacgtagagaatcgaaccagggtctccGACGTGACGGGGGAACGCTTTacccaataggctaccccaccgctcttTCAGAATTAGACAAAACACAGGTGGAGTCATGAACTCGCCCAAGCCATACAATCTCTGAAAACAGAATTTGTGATCACTGACGGCATGTTGAATGAAGGAGCACCAGCCCTTACAAAATATATAGTTGAGATAATCCCCATTAGCTTCCTGCGGTGCAATGATCACTGGTTCCTGCACGGTTTGGAAAAGACCATTTGCTCTCAAATTCTCGTATCACCTCCTTCAGATCTTCATTTAGGGGAAAAGTTACATTTTCTGGTAGCAAAACACCACAAATGGTCTGACGAACGTCATGAATGCATCTATACAAACAGTGGACTtcccaacaaaaaacaaatttcTAACATGAATAACTGTGTCCTGTTTTAATTACATGCCATTACACAACGTTCGAAATAATCGCCCGCCCAGAGACTCAGCcctggttgttattgtatcggaccggcagtttcaaatatttgcaggcccttgtggccttcagtgaATTATCTGTCATTTGTTTTCAATCATATCTTTCCGATATTTTTTATCAACGTACGAGAACCATCCATGCTTCATCAATGGCAACACCAGCCTTTACTTATATCATAGAAATAGATTGTGCTGAAATACAAACGTCTGACGTCTGACGTCTGCGCCATAGTCATCGCTGTAGATACAGTGTGGAATCATGTCCAGtgtagtgtattttgtttttatcgGTTTGACCTaaacaaaatgggcctgcagatttcgtTCAGGGCTTGTAGACAGTCAAGACTGCAGGGGGCAGCAGGCCCCGATGACCACTAGCAAATTCAAAAATACTGCAAACACCGATGCCATATAGTATGTCTTAGAAATAACAATTTACCATtgcaaatatcattttattaaacgtcattttttccattttatAAATGTTTAGGGGGTTGTTAGGTACACGAGTTTCTCTGTTGTCATTTATAACCGGGTGTTACGTATTTTATTGAATAATACCATAATTAGATATTTTCACACTGTGTGATTTGCACTGTTTCGGATTTCAGTTCAACCTGGATCCAAATCGATATATACTCTTTTATGGACGTTAATTAGGATTGCTTCTAAGCTGATTTCATCTGTCAGTTTCACATAAATCCTCTAAACGTGCAATAGCTTAGCAGTGGTTACCCATAAGATATAATAAAGCCGAAGAATGGGTATGAAACTTCGAAATCCGTATTACTGAACGCATTTGCCACAAACCTTTTGGAATTTacgagttacttcccttgggaAACTAACACCACGTGTACACTGAAATGACTATGCAGTATTTCGGATCGTCTGGCTTTCCTATACTTGAATAATCTGGAACGATGTCGACAGTTGACGAGAGGCGTTGTGCTGCAGTGATTGGAGCTTTGGTTGCAGATGCAGCCGGTAAACGATTTCTTTATCTCGAAATGATAATGAATAACAAGTCTTTAATCAAGCCGTCACGTTCTACTACCGGCATACAGTctcgacccgggttcgattccgctcgtgggaacatttcttgtgtcctctgccctgatattgctggagtattgtaAAAGGCGGGTTATAAacatactcattcattcactgtcaGCCTTAGTTGACAGATCGTTGATTTGTTGTTATGCTCGATGTTTGGAGTGATTGTCACCGTGGCTCGATGGCTTGAAGCAACCGCTGCTCGTGATATCGATCAGTGGATTGTTTCGTCCAAcgagtgagtacagttttacgccgttttgcGCAATATCACGAAGGTGGACACCAgtaatatgcttcacacattgtactcatgtggggatcGGACCTGGCAGGGTTTCAGAgcacaggaacccgatatcgcactgttGGTTAAACATAAACCGTAGATCTATacgcacgtcatatatattaataccctatattatatatatggCGTGCGTTTAGATCTATGGtttatgtttaacctacagtgggatatcgggttcctgtgtCTTAGAGCAAGGAACCAAAAGCAATTGTGagtaatcactggtttgtctgacccATGCTTGATAACTTCGACTGCTAGCGGAAATACTGCGGAGAACagtgttaaataacaaacaagagTCCTCGTGGTGACCGTTAATAAATTAGAAAAACGAGGCATTTTCATGGCTAAATTGGTCGGGTTTCTTCATCACATCACCATTATATAGCTCAAGGTATCTGTGCTGTTATTATAGATCTGTAAGACATAATAATCCTTTCAAGttaggggcggtggggaagCCTAGTAATTCAAGCCTTGACACCCAGGGCTGGAGTCCCGATTCCAGgcattgctggtatattgctgctATCCTGTAAAAACATTGCAATTAAGAGTGATATATACGTCATATTTTcttttatgattattatttcTATTGTGATCATTGATATTGTTGCCTGTTACAGCTGAGCCCCTTCACTGGATATACAATGAGGACACGCTGAAAGGCATCATCGTTGGAAAGGAGGAGATTGAGTTTCTGACTCCCTCATCAAACCCTTTCTATGAGGTTGAAACCGGGGAGCAGAGTTGCTATGGTGACCAAGAGTTGGTCATTCTCAGATCCCTTGTCACCAATAAAGGTAGTGTAGAAAACAAGAACGGTTAGAATTCATTGTTCAGCaccctatgcttgtcataattgGTGACTAATGGAGTTTTGTGGTCAGGTTCCCTGACTTGTTGTAGTatatcagttgtgtagatcagtgctcatgctgttgaccactggattgtctggttcagactttaTTGTGTACAGTCCGTcaccatatatactgaacatcattgaaaacgcaccacccctaaaattgtggatttctaagagcagaagtgagcaatctatgtaaattttacatatttgtgtagaccaatgtttgataaagaaaagaagcaaaaaacaatcaagcaaaacagtgaagatttaatgcagctgacaatgaaataaagatggggtcaaaatggaaagtcagtagcgtgtatgacccccgttagcagcaacacaagctgtgcaacgtctcctcattgaacggataagtctctgaataaagtcctgaggcactgcattccactcttgctgcaaggcattgtcgagttccccaaggttgttgatctgcggacgacgtgcgaggcgttggccgatgtaatcccacaagtgttcgatgggtgacaaatctggtgacaatgcaggccaatgaagtagaggaatgttgttgttagccagatactgtatcgaaacacgtgcagtgtgggctcgtgcattgtcatgttgaaatgtgtgcagatcttgatgctggtgaaagaagggaacgacgttgttctgaagaatgttgtcacggtagtaaacggcattcactctgccacgacaaacaatcagagcggttctgtggtgataacttatccctccccacaccataatgctgtctCCACCCCActgatcggtttgcacaacacaatcctgatgataacgttcaccccgtcgacgccatacccgtagacgcccgtcagcatttcgcaagtgaaaacgcgactcgtcggagaacaccacaccatgccaacgtcgtaacaaccatacacgatgctgttcagcccattgtcggcgttcatggcgatgcctgtcagtcaggatgggtccaacgtaagggcgtcgacaacgtaaccctgccgcacggagacggcgtcggacggtggaagcgctgatcaaaccacgtcgaccctggacagcgttggcggttctggcagcgggcaaggttcgatcccaaATATGGCGctgtacaatgtctcgatcttgacgaggggtggtaacacgtgcctgacctgggcgttgccggtccctgctgattcctgtttgttggtatctgttagcaagcctcagaatggtcgaatgatgacacccaaatcgtcgtgcaatgtttctgcttgaagcgccgacctgcaacatacccatggcatgttctcgttcctctggtgacaatcttggcatggcgaaaaaactttacttacgaaagtactgcgaaaatgagaacggttttgtgccgaaggtcatttatacccctgaacagcatgctttctgcatgcaatttgtgcccttcgtgtgtgatgtgcatgaattttgttgttttcatgtgatgtgttcgatgatgtgttcgaacgatccgttttttactgtagagcgttatttacgatctagtgtgttattatcaaaattcccaccattaattttccatttccaaaagattctattgccttatttcaaaatttacaggtggtgcgttttcaatgatgatcaGTATAGTTTGAAAACTGATGAGTGCGAccttaaacaataaacaactaGGCATACCTCtaaatgtaaatttaaaattgtcattttaaatGGAGGGTAGTACTGTCAGGGCCAAAGAGGGTAATACTGTTACGATTCATGCCCAGCTACTTATTCTGATTGTGTTTAGAAAGTGTTTCGTTGGTTTTGGCAGAATGACATGGTTGATGTGACATAACTTTTGCTTGTCATACCGAAAGCctttgtttgattccccacatgggcacaatgtgtaaaggagATAATGTCATTTCTAGTgatccccgccatgatattgctggaatactggtaaaacctcactcacccactccatATAGTGTGTACAGGCCTATCCTGTCATTCTTGGAAAAGTCACTGTTACAGTGTCATGAGGCTAAAGAAGACAATTTGAAGTACACGAAATACATTGCTTGTATTTGATATGTTCATTGTAGTTAATAATATCACGTTATAAACCAGGGATTGATCTGGCAGCAATGAAGAAAACCTTGTTTGAAGTCTTTGGGCCTGGATCAAAGTATGAAAAGGCTGTACAGGAAAAAGGTAAATTGGAAGATAATGATTCTGTTGCATGTTGATTGCCAATCTCTGAGGAAATCATAACGCTGGGCATGCTGAaaatttatttaagaaatatttacaatgtttttaacTTGTCTTATTTGCAAAAGCATGAATCTCTTTTCAGAAAGAAATAATATCcttagcaagtctagatatggTATTTTCATATAagacaatattttgttttttcaaCCAAATTGTTCAAGCATATTTCTTTGGACAATATTTTCGGGGGCACTGAGTCCCAGGCCACCACTGGATATCATATAGTCAGTCTCCGCAGTGTCATTATTTCAGAAAAGACTGGGGCAAAGCGTCTGAAGGGACCATACAGAAATGGAAGTGTGCGGGAATTCCTCCAGAAATACAGCGAGGGAAAAACTAACACAGGTCAGACAATTGTGGCTTGTGGTCATTCATGAAAGGATAAATCTCTCAGAAAGATAGGAAAATCATAAGATCAATGCTTCAGCCAGACAAGTGCCATTTCGCCATTCACACTAAAAAAATATGCAATGGCACTTTTTCTTCGAATGCTACAATATACCCTTAGGCGCAACATAAAATGTAATCCACACATCTTCTTATTATATGCCATCATTAACATGAATAGCAAAAGTCTCATTACGTCTCATCACCACATTTGACTAGTTGAAGTTTATCTTTACACCATTAAAACAATTCTTCTGTGACAATTTCATCTTGTTTGAACATCCATGACATGTGTGACAGACATCCTGACAGAGAGTATGAACATTGTGTAGAGCTTATTTCTGgtttgatatttctgaaatgttgctaaaagctcaCTCATCTCCTGTGGAAAATATCAACTAAACTCCTTGAAAAAATATTGGAATTGTGATAGAACACGCATGACCTCAAACATTTTGTCCTGAGTGGACATGACTTCACAGTCATACAGTTGGGAGTCAAAATGAGATTTTTTACATTGGGCATTGCTTTACTAACCAGCAACTAGACATTGAAAATGCTGACTGTACCTCGTGTTGTGGCCATAAAATGTCAGACCTTCTGATCTGAGGttggacgccttgtccacatgaccacaTGTCCACAAGAGGTTGGCAGTGTCGCAAGGTAAGGTAAGgtcaaggtaaggatgtcatctgtgggatgactccatgcCTGCTGCACTGGCAGTGAGAGGTGCTGGACTATTTTTCAGGTTCCGACAGTGATGATCAAATGGACTGTGTGATCAGATCTATTCCCGTGGTCGCTCTCTATGCAGGGAAACCAGATATGTTGCAAAAGGTGGAGGAAGTCGTCAGAATTTCCCATAATGCCCCAGTAGCTGTTGCCTGTTCTCTATCAGCAGCAAGGTACCAGAATATGTGTTATAATGAATTTCAGTAACTTCCTATACTAGTTATCAGTGATTAGTACTGTTATTTTGATCCTGTTAAAAAAAAGAGGTTAAATTATATGATTGACATATATTTATGTGCTCTGAACCACTAGATTGATGATGCTGAATGCCAACAGGTTGCTGGAATACTATATCATCCATGGGAAGAGCCCTGATGCTGTGGAGCAGACGTCATCCAAGTTGTCTGATGACCAGGCAGGAAAACTACAAGATGTCTTAAAGAAGAAAGACACACCCCACAATGAAGTGGCCAAGGCTTTTGGCAGAGCTTGTTGTAAGTTGGGTGAAAAAAGTGAAACCTTCTACTTAAGACCTGACCCttatttctcgaaacaaatttgaaatttcccaaatgaatgatACTGGTATTACACTCAACTTAGTAGACAGTCTTTTTTAGTGGATAGATTACTTGGGATTTTATATCTAAAAATTCATCTGAGTAAACGATTCCACTgattcaaattgtcaaactcaaaTTCAAGGAGATTTCAGTTAAATGGATATTAATGGAtacacaacttctttcttgcagtggatgccatgtttcggtgtagatccaaacaccattatcaagcactGTTATCATCACTTGCCTAATAACAGTGTAGACTCTACAccaaacatcacatccaccactataAAGTTGCATAATCATAGAAAGGGTTCCTCTTGATCATACCaccttctaaatgccactttaGGAAGAGGGATTCATATGTACATTCATTGTATGCTTACATTGTTTGAGAGATGGGTTTTGTATACATACTGTGCTGGGCATTGTAGTGTTTCAGGCATTGTAGTGGAATGGGCACCATGGTGTAATAGGCATTGTTGTGTTGTAGGCATTGCAGTGTCTTAGATATTGTAGTGTATTAGCTATGCTTGTGTATAATGATGAATTCTAGTTTGTATAAGGATAGTTTTTTGATGTGTCAAAACTCTCAAGGATCATTGATCACGAATCATCAAAGTAGACAGGCAAGCGTTTTGACTATTCTCATGCTGGTTTTAGATATATTCCTTTATGCATATCTGACTTTAATAAATAACACCCAAATACTACACAATTTCAAGTAAACcaattgtttttttctaaatgcaTGGACATTCTGTTATAGTGATAGTTAATTACAAACAGATTATTCAGCTCGTAATGCAACAAGTGCTTTGTGGATTAGGACCCCAGCTTTTATAAAATTCAGGAATATTGAATTCTAGTGATGCCGAATATCGATTTGAACTCACGAAGGGTCACTGTTTGACTCGCCGAATACATGAATCcgctacatgtatattcatcaGTTTGTTATAGGCATGGGTCAGGAACATAGTTTACTGTAGAACTTGTGATGATAATAGTGCTCTAAGGATCAGGTCCCAGATCTATCAACACATTTACTACCATGATTTATTATTCACTGCCTGACAGCTGTGCCAGGTGCATGGCAGACAGCAATCCATGCCATCATCAATGCCAGTGATTTCATTGGACCAGTGAGGACCACCAGCAGAGCAGGGGGAGGTAACTGTTCCCGATCAGGCTACATCGGGGCCTGTATGGCAGCACAGGTTAGTGTTGCAACATATACTTTGTGTACTCCTGTGACAAGTGTAGATTGTCCTAACTAAAGTTCAAAACAAGATCTAAGAAAGGTACTAGAATCTGAACTTTACTATGTCATGTTTGACCATCTTTTCAATGGTATATTCATAAGTTTTGGCCACAGCAGCTGTGATTATTTACATTTGTCAGAGAGGTATGCAAAGTACGTGATCTAGACCACCAGTTTTccaacttccatttttgtggaagccaTTGGGTTAGATCACTGACTGTATGCTAGTGATTAGATGCCTGATTCTAAGagtctgggttcgaatcccgaatgagATTCCACCTAAAGAATGTACTTTATGAAGAGTGTAATTCCAAATCTATCATGTTACATCTCACCACTTTGTATGTGAACTGTCTTATGTTTGAACCCACTGGTCTCACTGCTCCAGACATATGCATATTGCATGTTTCAAAAAATGACACTTATTACAaccattttatttattttctttcagtATGGTCTTGACAGCATTCCTGAGTCATGGAAGTCTCGAACAAATCACTATGCCGAAATCAAAAACTTGGCTGAGGAGCTTATCAAACTTTTGTAATACGTCCTTCAACACTTTCCTGTTCAGCAGTTACCATATACTTGTGAGGAAATCTTATCCTATCAAATGCAGACCTCAGATACTGTTGTCCAATCTACATGTTCTTTAGCATGGTCACACCATTAATTCATATTTGGGACACAAGAACATTTTGCCAAAATCAGATTTTTTTATTAGAACTTGTTCAGTTTCTAAGAAAAGCACTGATGAATATGGTGTCAGTGAGGATTAtaggatgatgtttacatacacCGGATGGTTCTTGCATGATATGTTACCATAGTTACAGCTGACAGTATTTAGGCTTTGTATCCAAACAAGGGGAACGATAGTTACAGTATTCGGATCTTGTATCCTAGTTCTAGACAATGAGATTATTGGAGAATGTAACCTACAAGTTGTGAGGGATTAGGGATTATTATCCCATGTGATGGTGCCAGAAACATGTAGTCTGTTGTTCGGGGTGTGTTGCTTGCTGTTTTACCCATAGTGCTTTTGGAACAAACTTTAGGAATGTGAGTGCTTGAAAGAGACATCTGATCATTGCCCTGTTGTAACTACGAGACAAACATTCCTCAGGGACAGAGCGGACAGTgggattcattcattcagttacTGATTGGTATTAAAAACAATTACTATGAATATGTTTCCTTTTGGGAACATTGctttttaatcaaaatgttgCTCAAGAAATATTTACTCTTCATTATCCTGCTCCCTTTTGATTCTCCACTTCTGCTCAGTAAAGATGACAGTATATATTCCAGACAACAGCTTCACATTGATGTCCTTTGTGCAATCATGCTTTTAA includes:
- the LOC137273267 gene encoding crystallin J1A-like; this encodes MSTVDERRCAAVIGALVADAAAEPLHWIYNEDTLKGIIVGKEEIEFLTPSSNPFYEVETGEQSCYGDQELVILRSLVTNKGIDLAAMKKTLFEVFGPGSKYEKAVQEKEKTGAKRLKGPYRNGSVREFLQKYSEGKTNTGSDSDDQMDCVIRSIPVVALYAGKPDMLQKVEEVVRISHNAPVAVACSLSAARLLEYYIIHGKSPDAVEQTSSKLSDDQAGKLQDVLKKKDTPHNEVAKAFGRACSVPGAWQTAIHAIINASDFIGPVRTTSRAGGGNCSRSGYIGACMAAQYGLDSIPESWKSRTNHYAEIKNLAEELIKLL